One Trichosurus vulpecula isolate mTriVul1 chromosome 7, mTriVul1.pri, whole genome shotgun sequence genomic region harbors:
- the LOC118858640 gene encoding olfactory receptor class A-like protein 1, with amino-acid sequence MVSSELIFGVAFFFQCTIGVVGNSLLLLLYVCISFKKPQQKKPMDLILAHLTLANMITLFTRSLPEIMFCFGMRHFLDDLGCKALIYIYRISRGLSVCTTSLLSMFQALIISPHNSVWASIKVRAPKYILHYFLLFWVTNAVIFIRIIELTEATKNVTISRFRYTSHIFMVQLINDDEISAAFLFSMIFHDLIFHFLMGLSSTYMVLLLYRHSKQVQHIYSGSHSPRSFPEVKATQTILLLLTCFVLFYWINNCITIYETSKIEKDVELETIASFFGGCYPALSPLLLIGSESRIPNFHCMPRKVQRPHKDFMDGFTNS; translated from the coding sequence ATGGTATCTAGTGAGCTGATCTTTGGTGTGGCATTCTTCTTTCAGTGCACCATTGGTGTTGTAGGAAATTCACTGCTGCTCCTGCTCTATGTTTGTATCTCCTTCAAAAAGCCTCAACAGAAGAAGCCAATGGACTTGATTCTTGCTCATTTGACTTTGGCCAACATGATAACACTTTTTACCAGAAGCCTCCCAGAaatcatgttttgttttgggatGAGACATTTTTTAGATGATTTAGGGTGTAAAGCACTCATATACATTTACAGAATTTCTCGGGGACTTTCTGTCTGCACAACGAGTCTTCTGAGTATgttccaggccctcatcatcagTCCCCACAACTCTGTGTGGGCAAGCATCAAAGTCAGAGCCCctaaatacattttacattatttcctccttttctggGTCACCAATGCAGTGATATTCATCAGGATCATTGAACTCACTGAAGCAACCAAAAATGTCACAATTTCTAGGTTTCGTTATACTTCACATATCTTCATGGTAcaattaataaatgatgatgAAATTTCAGCTGCATTTCTGTTTAGTATGATTTTTCATGACCTTATCTTTCACTTCCTTATGGGCTTGTCCAGTACCTACATGGTGCTCCTACTCTATAGACACAGCAAGCAAGTCCAGCACATTTATAGTGGTAGTCATTCCCCTAGATCTTTCCCTGAAGTCAAAGCCACACAGACTATCCTCTTGCTTttgacttgttttgttttattctactgGATCAACAACTGTATCACCATATACGAAACTTCTAAAATTGAAAAAGATGTTGAGCTGGAAACCATTGCAAGCTTTTTTGGTGGATGTTACCCTGCCCTCTCTCCCTTACTGCTGATTGGCAGTGAGAGTCGTATCCCAAATTTTCATTGTATGCCTAGAAAGGTACAAAGGCCTCATAAGGATTTTATGGATGGATTCACCAACTCATGA